In Rhodothermales bacterium, the DNA window GAGCGCTACGTCGAGAGCGATGCCCTTCTCATCGGCATGCTGTTGAAGCAGGGCTGCCGTGGTCGATATCACCTCCCGCACGTCGGTCTCCGCGAGGTCGACCCGGCGCTGTCCCGCTTCCAACTGCGCGAGGTCGAGCACGGAGTTGAGGGTCTCGAGTAGGCGTCGGCCGCTTTGCCCGATGCGCCAGGCGAACTCCTCGTGATCCCCGCCGGGGTCGAGCCGCGCCGACTCCTCGGCGAGCACCTCCGCGAACCCGATGATCCCCGTGAGGGGCGTCCGGATCTCGTGGCTCATGTTGGCGAGGAGGGTGCTCTTCAGGCGGGCCGCTTCCTCGGCGTGCTGCCGCGCCGCGTCGGCGGCCTCGGCGGCTTCGACGAGCGCTTGCTCGTGGGCCCTCTCATCGGTCACGTCGAGGACGATACCGAGCATGCGAACCGGCCGCCCGTCTTCGTCCAACCGGATGCGGCCGATGGAGCGGAACCACCGGGCTTCACCGTCCGGGCGAGAGATCTGGTATTCGTGATCTAGCTGTGGCGTTTCGCCCTCGGCCGCCTGCTGGAGCGCGATTTCCGTGGCCGCGCGGACGCGGCCCTGATCGTCCGCCGTGAGCAGGTCGTAAAAGGTGGTCTCCTTCAGGTCGAGGGGGGCAGTGATGCCGTAAAGGGCGAAGGTTTGCGCCGACCACACCGTTTCCTGCGTCCGCAGATCGACGTCCCACGTGCCCATCCGGGCCGCATCGAGGGCGAGGCGGAGCCGCTCTTCGCTCCGGTGGAGGGCCTCTTGGTCCTGCTTCTGCTCCTCAATGTCGGCGCACGTGCCGACCCAGCCGAGGAAGTCAGATCCGTTGTGGACGGGGACGGCGCGGACGTAGAACCGGTGGTAGGGCCCGTCGTGCCGTCGGACCCGGTAGACGGTGGTGTAGGGGGTGCGATCCGCGAGGTGCGCCGTCCACTCCTCGGTCACGCGGGGGGCGTCGTCCGGGTGAAGGGCCTCGGCCCATCCCCAGCCCGCGACCTCTTCCGCCGACTGCCCGGTGAACGCACTCCAGTCGCTACTCAGCTCCGTCACCTCGCCGGTCGCGTCGGCCACCCATACCACCTGGGCCGTCGCCTCGACGAACGAGCGGAACCGGAGTTCGCTCTCGCGGAGCGCGCGCGCCGCTGCGTACCGCTCCGAAACGTCGCGGACGATCGCCTGCACCTCGTCCGCGCCCGTCGGCACGATGCGGGCTTCGAAATGCCGCACATCGCCGCTCCGGGTGGTGAGGTCGTAGTCGACCTCCTGGAGGCGGCCGGAATCGAGCGCGAGGCCGATGGCCGCCAGCAACCGCTCCGCCAGCGGAGCCGACAGGACTTCGGTGACCGCCCTGTTCAACACCTCCTCGACGGTGGATTGCAGCAGGGTCGGGTCGGACGCGTTGAGGTCGAGGATCGTGCCGGAACGGGAGATGCGGAAGAAGAGGTCGGGCGTGGCCTCGACGAGGCCGCGATGGCGGGACTCGCTGAGCCGGAGCTCCTCCTCGGTCTGCTTCTGTGCCGTGACGTCGAGCACGACCCCGTTCCACCGCAGCCGCCCGTCGCTGAGTTGCGTCGGGTGGGCGTGGGCCGATAACCAGCGCACCTCGCCGGCACCGACGGTGCGGCCTTCCCACGTCCACGGAGTCATCGCCGTCCTGTTCGATGCGAGCGAGGCGAAGAGCGATGCGACGTCGTCCGGGTGGACTGTGGCGTGGAGGAGGGGGACGAGCTCTTCCGGCTGCTCCTCCAGCGTCGTGAGGTCGAGGCCTACGTCGCGGCCCAAACCGGACCGCACGAAAGGGAAAGAGAAGGTGCCGTCGCGTTCTACGATGCA includes these proteins:
- a CDS encoding PAS domain S-box protein, whose amino-acid sequence is MEQEKASPKSPHSSREGELRDANPPSASRDAGDALRAPCRLDALHRSGLLGTEPEEAFDRIARLAARVLRAPVALVTLVDPQRQFMKSAVGLAHRRTLPLSHSFCQHVVARSAPFVVVDTAEIPLVRDNLAKDGIEVGAYLGVPFRTPQGEVLGSLCVLDTVPRAWSDADQDTLLELAAVLTDELVRREHALQLDEQKRKHAARQALVQASTDTIADLFFVLDLDARLVEWNRSVEEVSGYSEDEIRQMQPTDFFDEPDQVRVLEAIERVIRTGSAVVEAVGVMKDGRRIPYEFYGTALSDDAGALIGLCGTARDITERQQSYEALQAQTQALREANDRFEAVVNNVPGVVFQCIVERDGTFSFPFVRSGLGRDVGLDLTTLEEQPEELVPLLHATVHPDDVASLFASLASNRTAMTPWTWEGRTVGAGEVRWLSAHAHPTQLSDGRLRWNGVVLDVTAQKQTEEELRLSESRHRGLVEATPDLFFRISRSGTILDLNASDPTLLQSTVEEVLNRAVTEVLSAPLAERLLAAIGLALDSGRLQEVDYDLTTRSGDVRHFEARIVPTGADEVQAIVRDVSERYAAARALRESELRFRSFVEATAQVVWVADATGEVTELSSDWSAFTGQSAEEVAGWGWAEALHPDDAPRVTEEWTAHLADRTPYTTVYRVRRHDGPYHRFYVRAVPVHNGSDFLGWVGTCADIEEQKQDQEALHRSEERLRLALDAARMGTWDVDLRTQETVWSAQTFALYGITAPLDLKETTFYDLLTADDQGRVRAATEIALQQAAEGETPQLDHEYQISRPDGEARWFRSIGRIRLDEDGRPVRMLGIVLDVTDERAHEQALVEAAEAADAARQHAEEAARLKSTLLANMSHEIRTPLTGIIGFAEVLAEESARLDPGGDHEEFAWRIGQSGRRLLETLNSVLDLAQLEAGQRRVDLAETDVREVISTTAALLQQHADEKGIALDVALPPSPVRLFTDEGALGRVVTNLVSNAIKFTKAGHVAVTLTERDEGVEIRVADTGIGIRASFLPLLFEAFRQESEGEGRRFEGNGLGLAITQRLVQMLGGTISVESEENAGTVFTVLLPYSRSERETAAR